TGGAAAACTGGATTAATTACAATATTTACAGCACGAAAGCACAGGAAATAGATCTTAAATGGTTTGTTGATTTGTTAGAGGAAGGAAAAGTAAATCCTAATAATATCCAGTTTGATTTTAATAAAATACTGCACTTCAATCATTTCATCCAAACTACTTACAACTCTGAAGTTTTAACAGGTTTTGATATCAATATTTACGAATCGTTAATTCAGCAGTATAAAAAGCTCCACAAAGAGTTCGTAGATATTTCCAAAAATAAGTTAATTGTAAAATTAAGTTCAAATATTCCAAATTTCAGTCAGGATGCTGCTCAAAGCTCGGAAATTGGATTTTTACAGAAAGCAATTAGGAGCAGAGGTAGAGGTGTTTCTATCAGGAGGCTTTTTGATCAGATTCCAGCTTTAATTCCACGACTAAAACCGTGCATGCTCATGAGTCCGATTTCAGTCGCGCAATATTTTGACGTGGACAGCGAGCATTTTGATCTGGTCATCTTTGATGAAGCGTCTCAATTGCCAACATCAGAAGCAATAAGTGCTTTAGCAAGAGCAAAGCAGGCGATAATTGTCGGAGATCCAAAACAGATGCCCCCAACCAGTTTCTTTTCTTCTTCGAAGGTGGATGAAGATAATTTAGAAATGGAGGACTTGGAAAGTATTTTAGAGGATTGTCTGGCTTTATCGATCCCGTCTAATTATTTGCTAAGACATTATCGCAGCAAGCACGAGAGTTTAATATCCTTCAGTAATAAAAACTTTTATGACAGTAAGTTGTTAACGTTCCCTTCTCCTGATGATTTAAATCAGAAGGTGACGTTTGAATTTGTAGAAGGATTTTATGACAAGGGGAAAACAAGAACAAACAAGAATGAAGCTTTTGCAATTATTAATTATATTAAAAAACACTTGTCCTTAGGTATCAGAAAGTCGCTAGGTGTTGTAACTTTTAGTCAGACCCAACAGACTTTAATTGAAGATTTATTGCAGAAATTGTTTCAGGAGAATCCGCAGTTGGAAGAGTTCGCGATGAATACAGAAGAGCCCATTTTTATTAAAAATCTTGAAAATGTGCAGGGCGATGAACGGGATTTCATTCTGTTTTCAATTGGATATGGTCCTGACGAGGAAAATAAAATATCGATGAACTTTGGTCCATTGAATCGGGACGGAGGATGGAGAAGATTAAATGTGGCGGTTACAAGAGCGCGGTATGAAATGAAAGTGTTTTCTTCGCTGAAGAGTGACCAGATAGACCTGAACCGGACAAAATCTGAAGGGGTGAAAGGTCTAAAAGACTTTCTACATTTTGCAGAAAAAGGCAACTTTTCCCTGCGTTTGCCTGCGGAAAATACAGATAAAATTTCTCTCACTGAATCTATTGCAAAACATCTGGAAAGCAAAGGTCTGAAAGTGAGCAGAAATATCGGTACCTCAGATTATAAAGTAGATTTGGGGATTGTACATCCCGAGAATGAAAATGAGTATGTGCTGGGGATATTGGTCGATAGTGAAAACTACTATAATATACATACCACAAACGACCGGGAACTATTGGCACCCAATGTATTAGCAGGCCTAGATTGGAATTTATATCGAATTTGGACGTTGGATTGGCTGAAAAATAAAGATAAGATCATTGCGCAGGTAGAGGAAAAAGTGGAGCATTATAAAAATTTGCCTAAAGAGGAAAAAACAGTTGAACCAGTTTTACCAACGGACGCACTTAGATCGCAAAATCCTTTACTCGAAATCGAAAGCATCGGTTTCAATAAAGCTATGATTCCTTACGAAAGTGCGGTTATAGAATTTGCAGCATCCGCGAATTCAGAGAGCATATACTTTTTGGAGAACCGAACTTTACTTATTGATCAATTCACCAAAATAATTTCAGTCGAAGCTCCGATCAGCAAAAATTACTTATTCAGAAAAGTTCTTAAATTATGGAATACTGCAAGAGCTGGTACTAAACTCAATGGGTATCTCACACAAATAGTTGAGAGCATACCGGCAGTTTCGAAAAATGAAACACACCAGGTTTTCTATTGGAATGAAATGGTCAACCCGGAAAATCTTCATCAGTACCGAGATAACTCTGTTGAAAAAAGATCAATAGAAGACATTTCTCAGGAAGAAATCATGTTGGTGGTCATGGAAATTCTGGAAATGAATTTAAGTTTAGGTAAGGAGGACCTGGTAAGAATTACGTCAAAAACATTGGGTTTTATGAAGGTTGGAAATCAAATTGCCCAAATTATAAGTGCTGCGATTAATATATTACTTGAGACGGGGAATGTAAATATAAAAGATGGCCGTGTAAATGTAGTTTAATTTTAAACTATAATTTTGGGTTGAATTACCCAAACAAACCCAGGGAAATCTTTCTTTTATCGGACTTGCATATTTTGAATTGAGTATTAAAATCAAAAAATTAGAAATCCCGAGAGCGTTCTCGGGATTTCTATTTATATAATATTTTATTTATCTTGAATCAATTTCTCCATCAATTTAATCTGCTCATCCTTTGATTTTATTAATTGAGCATTCAAACGCTTAATCTCTTCAAGAGCCTCAATCCACTTTTCTATTGGATTAACATTGAAAGTAGGATAGTAATTATATCCGTTCGACTGGTCATTAAACGTATTCGATATAATATTCACCGCCTGTTCCTCATCAAAATTCTGAAAAGCTTCTACGGGGATTTTCAGTACTTCAGAAATCTTTTTCAACAGAGGATCTTCAATGACATCCTTTTGCTCCAGCAGCGAGATTTTCTTTTGATTCCAGTCCTCACCGAGGTCAAAGGCTAATGCCTCCTGCTTGATGCCCAGCATTTCTCTGAAGCGTTTCACGTTGCGTCCCTGATGTATTTTCTGTTCCATGCGTATTGTTTTTCTGAGCCCTAAAGATACGGCGATCCGTTGAAAAGTAAAGTTAAAAAAATTGAGGTAAAAATCCTAATGCCGTGGATATATTATCCCTTTTCAGAATAGTATAGCTCTTCATCATTCTTCAACTTCGTACCAAATTAAAGATTAAAGTGATGAAAAGAAAAAAATAGATTTTGAAGCCAGATTTTGGGCTTCGTATTCAGGGACTTGCTCATTGAGAGTATTTGATGACTTGTTTACAAGCGGTACATTAAGTGAAACCAAAGACCGGTTATTTGAACTCATGCATTTTACAATGAGGCCACAAGTCTTTTTACAGCGTGATCCTTCACTGGTTCTGCATTTTTATGTTTCCCTCAAATCATTTTTACGTGCGGCTTATGTGCTGACGTCAGGATCGAAAAAATGGAAATTGAGTGAACCTCCTCAATATGTTTCTCACGTCATGCAGGGTTCGTTATTCGACGACGAGTACACTGATCCGTTTTTGGTATTTACGAGAGCCTTTAGGGATTTTTCTCTCCAGGAATTCGAGGATTTTCTTACGGAGGTTACTTATTTTTCTCTGGGTCCGTATAGCGATCATCCACAGGGGAATGTTATTTCTCCGTTTTTACATCTTCAGAAAATGCTTGATGCGGCCCAACTCATCCGCGAACGGGGTATTGAAAAGATAAAATATCCATAATCAGGAATATAATATCCCTCTTCAAACTTGAATAGCTCCTGTACCTTAAAGAAATTTGTGTCCTAACCTTTAAAAATACAAAATGATGGAAACGAAACAGAAAATCAGCATTCCTTTACCGCATGAGGTCATCAGAAATCAGATCTCTCAAGCCCTTCATGAATTTTCAGTGCTTCAGCTGCATGTGTTAAAGCCTGAAAACACTTCATCAATAGAAGTACTGATCCTGATGAAAGACCCTAAAGAGGCAGAAACCCTGCGCGCCAGAAAATGGATAGCCAAAGCTGCAGCTGCTCAGGTCAGTATCCATATTGCTTATCACCATAAAGCAGAATTTCAGTTGAAATGCGGCAATCCTTTCTATCAGTATTACGCTGATCCCTCAGCAATGGTCTGGATGAATGAGGAAGTTGGTGTACCGCTGAAAACGCACCCCACAAAGAAAGCGTTTAAGAAAAAGCTGAATGTTTTTAAGGAGAAGTTTTACCATGACCATGACCTCCTGATGACAGAAGCCAATAAATTTCACGCCGGCCAGAGGTATGCAGCGGCCTTTCAGAATTACCTGACCTTATTTGAGCATCATGTGGAATACCTGGAAAACTTATACATGGGCTGTAATTTCTTTGACAGAAACCTTCACACAAGACTTACACAGCTGATCCGCTATATTCCGGAAATTCAGAAAGTTTTTGTGATGAAAAATGAACATACTTTTTACCTGATCAGCAAAATGGAGGAATCAGTAAGTGAAGCGGAAGGCGGTGGCGAATCTGATATTTATTCAGAGCTTTCTAGTGCGGTAAAATCAGCAGAAGCACAGCTGTATAAGATGGTTGCTGATAAATTCTCGCAATTCACCCATGTGATTCGCTTCAAAAAAAGTCACCACAAATAATGAACTGTTATGCGAAAGATACCGAAGTTAAAGATCATCATTTTGAGAATGTATTAAAAACCATTATCACAAAACTTGCACCGGAAGAAATTTACTTATTTCAAACAAAAGAAATATGTTCTCCAAACCCTGAAGAAAAGCAATGCATCTATTATCTGCTGGTCATTGGTGACGGAATTGGAAACAGTGCCATTGAGGATATTCAGCACTCAGTATCGGACACGTCGAATGGCAGGACAAATGTTGTGATATTGGGTCACAGCAGAATATACCTTCAGAATC
The window above is part of the Kaistella faecalis genome. Proteins encoded here:
- a CDS encoding helix-turn-helix domain-containing protein encodes the protein MEQKIHQGRNVKRFREMLGIKQEALAFDLGEDWNQKKISLLEQKDVIEDPLLKKISEVLKIPVEAFQNFDEEQAVNIISNTFNDQSNGYNYYPTFNVNPIEKWIEALEEIKRLNAQLIKSKDEQIKLMEKLIQDK